From Carya illinoinensis cultivar Pawnee chromosome 5, C.illinoinensisPawnee_v1, whole genome shotgun sequence, one genomic window encodes:
- the LOC122312014 gene encoding scopoletin glucosyltransferase-like has protein sequence MGSKSRQLHIFFFPFMAPGHMIPIIDMARLFTTQGVKATIITTPLNEPLVAKTIERTKTCSGFNIDIKTIKFPTVEVGLTEGCENVDSLPSPASFLTATGMLRQPLEQLLQDYRPHCVVADMLFPWATDVAAKFGIPRLVFHVTCFFSVSTIVSLQVYEPDKKVLSNSEPFVIPNFPDEIKLTRMKMSQFSDKEGILTKFFKEAHEAEVRSYGAVVNSFYELEPAYANLYIKVLGRKAWPIGPVSLCNKEAEDKGQRGKESSIDKHECLKWLNTKNSDSVVYICFGSLANLTDSQLMEIAMGLEASEQQFIWVVKKGKGKKEEEDWLPKGFEKKMEGKGLIIRGWAPQVLILDHEAVGGFVTHCGWNSTLEGVTAGVPMVTWPMFAEQFYNEKLVTEVLKIGVPVGAQQCVNMMGNDAYSIKKEAIEKAVRRIIMVSEEAKEMRSRAKALGEMARRAMEKGGSSYSDLNALIEELKILSS, from the coding sequence ATGGGTAGCAAAAGTCGCCAGCTTCACATATTCTTCTTTCCCTTCATGGCCCCTGGCCATATGATCCCAATCATTGACATGGCTAGGCTATTCACAACCCAAGGCGTCAAAGCGACCATAATCACCACCCCGCTCAACGAGCCTCTAGTCGCAAAAACGATTGAAAGAACCAAAACTTGCAGCGGCTTCAATATTGATATCAAAACCATCAAGTTCCCGACAGTAGAGGTTGGCCTGACAGAAGGGTGCGAGAACGTCGACTCCTTGCCAAGCCCTGCTAGTTTCTTGACAGCCACGGGGATGCTCCGACAACCCCTCGAGCAGCTGCTACAAGATTACCGACCTCATTGCGTTGTTGCCGACATGTTATTTCCATGGGCAACTGATGTTGCCGCTAAATTTGGCATCCCAAGGCTTGTTTTTCATGTGACCTGTTTTTTCTCTGTGTCTACAATCGTGAGTCTACAAGTGTACGAACCTGACAAAAAAGTTTTATCTAATTCTGAACCTTTCGTCATTCCTAATTTTCCTGACGAGATAAAGTTGACAAGGATGAAAATGTCCCAGTTTTCTGATAAGGAAGGCATACTTACCAAGTTTTTTAAAGAAGCCCATGAAGCAGAGGTGAGGAGCTATGGGGCTGTTGTAAACAGCTTCTATGAGCTCGAACCGGCTTATGCAAATCTTTACATAAAGGTCTTGGGAAGGAAGGCATGGCCTATAGGTCCAGTTTCACTATGCAACAAGGAGGCTGAAGACAAAGGTCAGAGGGGAAAAGAATCCTCCATCGATAAACACGAATGCTTGAAGTGGCTTAATACAAAGAACAGCGATTCAGTTGTTTATATATGCTTCGGAAGTTTGGCCAACTTAACCGATTCTCAGCTAATGGAGATTGCAATGGGTCTCGAGGCTTCTGAACAACAATTCATTTGGGTCGTGAAGAAAGGCAAGGGcaaaaaggaagaggaagattGGTTGCCAAAAGGATTCGAGAAGAAAATGGAAGGTAAGGGACTAATAATAAGGGGTTGGGCACCCCAAGTTTTGATTCTGGATCATGAAGCGGTAGGAGGATTTGTGACTCATTGTGGATGGAACTCAACGTTAGAAGGAGTGACTGCTGGGGTGCCTATGGTCACATGGCCAATGTTTGCTGAGCAATTTTACAATGAGAAGCTAGTGACTGAAGTGTTGAAAATTGGAGTCCCTGTGGGTGCTCAGCAATGCGTTAATATGATGGGGAATGATGCTTATAGTATAAAAAAGGAAGCAATAGAGAAGGCAGTGAGGCGAATTATCATGGTAAGTGAAGAAGCAAAAGAAATGAGAAGCAGAGCCAAGGCACTTGGGGAGATGGCAAGGAGAGCCATGGAAAAAGGCGGATCATCCTATTCCGATTTGAATGCTTTAATTGAAGAACTGAAGATCCTCAGCAGTTGA
- the LOC122311614 gene encoding scopoletin glucosyltransferase-like: MAPGHMIPIIDMARLFTTQGVKATIITTPFNEPLVAKTIERTKTCSGFNIDIKTIKFPAVEVGLPEGCENIDSLPSNENSARASFMTATGMLRQPLEQLLQDCRPHCVVADMFFPWATDVAAKFGIPRLVFHGTSFFSLSTMVSLQVYEPQKKVLSDSEPFVIPNFPDEITLTRMKLSQLSAKGDIFTKFLKEAHEAEVRSYGVVVNSFYELEPAYANLYIKVLGRKAWHIGPVSLCKEAEDKGQRGKESSIDTHECLKWLNTKNNDSVVYICFGSLANLTDSQLMEIAMGLEASEQQFIWVVKKGKGKKEEEDWMPKGFEKRMEGKGLIIRGWAPQVLILDHEAVGGFVTHCGCNSTLEGVIAGVPMVTWPMFADQFYNEKLVTEVLKIGVPVGAQQCVNMMGNEAYSIKKEAIVKAVRRIIMVSEEAKEMRSRAKALGEMARRAMEKGGSSYSDLNALIEELKILSG; the protein is encoded by the coding sequence ATGGCCCCTGGCCATATGATACCAATCATTGACATGGCTAGGCTATTCACAACCCAAGGCGTCAAAGCGACCATAATCACCACCCCGTTCAACGAGCCTTTAGTCGCAAAAACGATTGAAAGAACCAAAACTTGCAGCGGCTTCAATATTGATATCAAAACCATCAAGTTCCCGGCAGTAGAGGTTGGCCTGCCAGAAGGGTGCGAGAACATCGACTCCTTGCCTTCCAATGAAAACTCTGCTAGGGCTAGTTTCATGACAGCCACGGGGATGCTCCGACAACCCCTCGAGCAGCTGCTACAAGATTGCCGACCTCATTGCGTTGTTGCCGACATGTTCTTTCCATGGGCAACCGATGTTGCCGCTAAATTTGGCATCCCAAGGCTTGTTTTTCATGGAACCAGTTTTTTCTCTTTGTCTACAATGGTGAGTCTACAAGTGTATGAACCTCAGAAAAAAGTTTTATCTGATTCTGAACCTTTCGTCATTCCTAATTTTCCTGACGAGATAACGTTGACAAGGATGAAACTGTCCCAGTTATCTGCTAAGGGAGACATATTTACCAAGTTTTTGAAAGAAGCCCATGAAGCAGAGGTGAGGAGCTATGGGGTTGTTGTAAACAGCTTCTATGAGCTCGAACCGGCTTATGCAAATCTTTACATAAAGGTCTTGGGAAGGAAGGCATGGCATATAGGTCCAGTTTCACTATGCAAGGAGGCTGAAGACAAAGGTCAGAGGGGAAAAGAATCCTCCATCGATACACACGAATGCTTGAAGTGGCTTAATACAAAGAACAATGATTCAGTTGTTTATATATGCTTCGGAAGTTTGGCCAACTTAACCGATTCTCAGCTAATGGAGATTGCCATGGGTCTTGAGGCTTCTGAACAACAATTCATTTGGGTCGTGAAGAAAGGCAAAGgcaaaaaagaagaggaagattgGATGCCAAAAGGATTCGAgaagagaatggaaggtaaGGGACTAATAATAAGGGGTTGGGCACCCCAAGTTTTGATTCTGGATCATGAAGCGGTAGGAGGATTTGTGACTCATTGCGGATGTAACTCAACGTTAGAAGGAGTGATTGCTGGGGTGCCTATGGTCACATGGCCAATGTTTGCTGACCAATTTTACAATGAGAAGCTAGTGACTGAAGTGTTGAAAATTGGAGTCCCTGTGGGTGCTCAGCAATGCGTTAATATGATGGGGAATGAAGCTTATAGTATCAAAAAGGAAGCAATAGTGAAGGCAGTGAGGCGAATTATCATGGTAAGTGAAGAAGCAAAAGAAATGAGAAGCAGAGCCAAGGCACTTGGGGAGATGGCAAGGAGAGCCATGGAAAAAGGCGGATCATCCTATTCCGATTTGAATGCTTTAATTGAAGAACTGAAGATCCTCAGCGGTTGA